The sequence below is a genomic window from Brevibacillus laterosporus.
AGAGGAACGTTAGGCTTTACCACTGATCTAACAGAGGCACTCCTCCAAGCACAGGTTATTTTTATATGTGTAGGCACCCCTTCCGATCAGGAGGGAAGGGCTGATTTACGCGTTTTTAAAGAGGTAATAGATCAAGTGCACCTCATGCTTACGTGCGATGAGACAGAGCGTGTATTGGTCATTAAGAGTACGGTACCTGTAGGAAGTAATGATCAAGTGGCCCAGCTTTTTACAGATTGCCCACAGATACACATCGTATCCAACCCAGAATTTCTGCGGGAAGGCAGTGCTTTGCAAGATTCGTTAGAGCCATCCCGCATCGTAATGGGGGCCTCTTCTGCAAAAGCGTTCGAGATACTAGAAGAACTATACGTTAATATTCATGCACCACGGATTAAAACGAGTCGCTTAAATGCAGAAATGATAAAATATGCTTCAAATGCATTTTTATCTGTGCGAATTTCTTTTATGAACGAACTAGCACGGCTTAGTGATAAACTTGGAACGGATATTTCGATCATCGCTAATGGTATGGGTCTTGATTCGAGGATTGGTCCTGAATTTTTACGGGCAGGTTTGGGATATGGGGGGTCTTGTTTCCCAAAAGATACATCCGCCTTGCTATCAATGGCTAAAGAATGGAATGAGCCGCTAACTATCTTGTACCAAGTTACCAAAGTGAACGAGCGACAGCCTGCTTGGTTTTTGCATAAAGTAGAACAGCGTTTGGGAGGACTTGCGCAAAAGCGAATTGCTTTATTAGGTTTATCCTTTAAACCAGATACGGATGATATCCGGGAAGCTCCTGCCCAAAAACTGCTGACTATCTTACAAAATAAAGAAGCGATTATCACCGCTTATGATCCAGTTGCTATGCCGCACATGCAACGAGTGTTCTCTCCCGAACGGGTAACGTATACCAGATCTGCTTATGAGGCAGTGAGCGGAGCGGATGCGGTCATCCTTTGCACAGAATGGAAGGAGTTTCTCCAATTAGATTTTGAACGTGTGCACCGAATTATGAATCAACCATTGATCTTTGATGGTCGTAATGCATTACCACATCATGATTTGAGACAGATTGGGTTTGAGTATGTTGGAATTGGAAATGGAATGGAAAGCCTGGCGTAGAAGCCAGGTTTTTTCTATACGTAAGCAAATTTTTTTCGCGAATCCCCTTTTGCCAACAAGCGGGTGTAGAAGTTCTCAAACAATTGAATCGAATCCCCGCTTGGTGTACGATGGGGAATAGTACCAGTTTTTCTGATGGCTCTGTCTATTTTCCATAAAAAGGAGTGTATCAATGTGAACAAGACCAAAACATTACCCAAACGAAACGAAGTACCGGATCAATTCAAATGGAAGTTGGAAGATATATATGCTACCAACAGTGATTGGGAAAAAGATGCAGAGCTAGCAAAAACCTTGATCCAAAAAGCACAAAGCTTCAAGGGGAAATTGGCTGATTCTGGGAAACAATTGTTGGAAGCGTTGACGTTAATGGATGAGCTGTCCCAAGTGATAGAAAAAATTTACGTGTACGCTCGTATGAGAAGAGATGAAGATAACGGAAATTCTACATACCAGGCTTTAACTGATCGTGCTACTTCACTATCTACACAAGTCTCCAGTGCGCTTGCGTATATTCAACCAGAAATTTTAGCAATTGAAGATGATCGTCTTGAGGCCTTGCTTAATGAAGAGAGTGGTTTGGATCAGTACAGAAGGTTTTTAGAAGATGAGATCATTCGTTATAAACCACATACGTTGTCAGCTGAGGAAGAAGTCTTGCTAGCTGAGAT
It includes:
- a CDS encoding UDP-glucose/GDP-mannose dehydrogenase family protein; translation: MKVAVIGTGYVGVTTGVALAMAGHKVLGVDIDEEKIRLLQTGRSPIYEPGLDEALINVITRGTLGFTTDLTEALLQAQVIFICVGTPSDQEGRADLRVFKEVIDQVHLMLTCDETERVLVIKSTVPVGSNDQVAQLFTDCPQIHIVSNPEFLREGSALQDSLEPSRIVMGASSAKAFEILEELYVNIHAPRIKTSRLNAEMIKYASNAFLSVRISFMNELARLSDKLGTDISIIANGMGLDSRIGPEFLRAGLGYGGSCFPKDTSALLSMAKEWNEPLTILYQVTKVNERQPAWFLHKVEQRLGGLAQKRIALLGLSFKPDTDDIREAPAQKLLTILQNKEAIITAYDPVAMPHMQRVFSPERVTYTRSAYEAVSGADAVILCTEWKEFLQLDFERVHRIMNQPLIFDGRNALPHHDLRQIGFEYVGIGNGMESLA